TTATTCATCGCATTTTTGATGGTGTAGTTAGCGACTCGAATATTACCAGAGTCATTAAACATATCATCTGGTTTGATGATGCCATTTTCCAGAGCGATCGCCACATTCAACGGCTTAAAAGTCGATCCTGGTTCATAAAGATCCGCTACTGTCCAGTTTTTAAATAGTGAAATATCAGATTTAGCATATTCATTAGGATTATAAGTAGGCTGAGAAACGAGGGCAAGTAACGAACCATCCAATGCATCCATGACAATTACCGCTCCACGTTTGGCGTCAAACTTCTCCATCTGTTGTTTGAGCGCAATCCGAGCAATTCGTTGTAGACGGCTATCGATAGTGAGTTGTAATCGCAAATCGTCAAAATGCAAAAAACCTTCGGGCGCACGATCCGGCATCAAAACCCCATTTCCCGACCGACTGAGGCGCACCGTTTGCACGGGACGTTCTAGCAACTTCTCTTGAGAGTATTCCACACCAGCTTGACCACGGCGGTCAACATTCACATAGCCCACCACATCAGCAACCAAATCGTCTGGCGGGTAAAATCGGGAGTATTTTTGAGCCCACTCCAGACCATTTAAACGCAAAGAGATGACGCGATCGATAATTTCTTCTGGTAAAGCTGGCGCAAGGATAATTCCGCTTCTTTTGCTTTGAAAAGTTTTCACCAATTCAGCAGTATCTTTTGCCAAAATTGGGGCAAGTCGCTCTGCCATATCTTCATTAGACTTATCAAACAGCTTGGGATGAGCGTACAAAGTATATACAGGACGGTCAATAGCCAACAAATCGCTATTGCGATCTACCACTGGGCGACGGGGCATAAAAGGTCGCACATTCACCATTTGCTGGTTGCGTGCGTACTCAGTTAACTTTGGTCCCTTGACAATTTGGAGATTATACAAGTTAATAGTCAACCCCAACCCTGATACCATTAATATTCCCCAGACGATGAACAGTCTGGACTTAGTGTTGGATGTTTGGTCTTGCATACTAGAGGCTAATTTTCCCAAAAGCCCTCGTTTCTCACCCTTGTCCTTGTGTCGCCCTGTAAATTTTGAATTCCGAAACTTTCTGAATTTTGTTTTGCTTGGTGACTTCTGCATTGGGTTCTGACGAATTACGATTAGTATCCCAGTGGCGAGAGTGTTTGCGGTTGGGTTTCAGAATTTGGCGTTGTGTTAGGCGATGCTGACTTAGGACTCCCAGATGCTGGCGGCAAGAAAATCATTCCTTCAGGAGTTGGCGATACCAGCCCTGCTGTTGGTTGTTCTGCTTCATTAGCCATTTTATTTTTCAGCGTCGCGTTGGTTGTCGTTAGCAGCCGTTCATGACGTTGGAGGTTTTGCAGTCTTCGATATGACTGACCCCAAAGCTCTTGAGAATAGACTGTCCAAGCATAAACAGCAAGTGTCGATGCTACTAACAAGAACGCCACAACTGACGAATAACGATGAAAGGTATACAAGCGCAGCAACCACAAAGGTGCGGCTCCAGAATTAGGCATTGTGGGAAGCCCAAGAAAACCTTCCCCCGGACTCTTTTGGTTCGCATTCAACTGCTCATTGAGATTTGGTAATTGTTGTCTACCCGACTGTTTCCCTGATTTGGCTATAACTGCCTCATTTGTGGGAGAAACCGCTAATTTTTTTGAGGAACGCTGTTGTTTTTGAGAGGATACTGGTGTAGAAGCGCTCCGTGCTGCTGACTCTATAGGCGCAGAGCGTCGCCTTCCTAAAGAAAGGATAGAATCTCGCCGGAACCAATTACCCCTTGTAGAAACAGTAGATTTACGAGCAACTACCATAAATTTTTAAATTTTTTTAGATGGAAAATACTGCACTTTAGATTGATTGTCTGTTTTTGCCAGGTTNNNATCACCTTCTGTGCAACAAGCACACATAACAGACTANNNCCTTTTAACTTTTCTGAGAGGNNNCTGTATCAATGTTGGCATCCCCTAGATATGCAATGTTTGCAATCAGCAATTAGAAACNNNACAGCTTACCCTTTAGGTATCGCACCTAAAGTATGGCAACGTCACGTAGCAAGATGCAATACTTGTGAAAAAAATAAATTTTTTGCTATCATAGCTCCGTTTGCTAAANNNGTT
This portion of the Nostoc sp. GT001 genome encodes:
- a CDS encoding penicillin-binding protein 2, which codes for MQKSPSKTKFRKFRNSKFTGRHKDKGEKRGLLGKLASSMQDQTSNTKSRLFIVWGILMVSGLGLTINLYNLQIVKGPKLTEYARNQQMVNVRPFMPRRPVVDRNSDLLAIDRPVYTLYAHPKLFDKSNEDMAERLAPILAKDTAELVKTFQSKRSGIILAPALPEEIIDRVISLRLNGLEWAQKYSRFYPPDDLVADVVGYVNVDRRGQAGVEYSQEKLLERPVQTVRLSRSGNGVLMPDRAPEGFLHFDDLRLQLTIDSRLQRIARIALKQQMEKFDAKRGAVIVMDALDGSLLALVSQPTYNPNEYAKSDISLFKNWTVADLYEPGSTFKPLNVAIALENGIIKPDDMFNDSGNIRVANYTIKNAMNNGNGRISIAQILQYSSNIGMVQIIQRLKPSIYYNWLERLGLGQKVDTDLPFEVGGRLKSQEEFIASPIEPATTSFGQGFSMTPLQLVQMHGALANGGKLVTPHVVRGLIDSKGQMHDSPAHTIPRQIFSTATTQKVVEMMETVVTQGSGKLAQIPGYRIAGKTGTAQKASPNGGYIKGARMTSFVAILPVESPRYVVFALVDEPKGESAYGSTVAAPIVKSVIEALIPLEQIPPSKAIEQRTQVP